Genomic window (Vibrio pomeroyi):
ACAAAGAAACCGGTAAATATCAGGTGTATCAATTTACTGGCGATGAAGCGCGTACCAAAGCGACCAAATGGGAAACCAAAGATTGGGTGCAGGAAGTACAGAAGCGTGGTGCTGGTGAGATCGTGTTGAACATGATGAACCAAGATGGCGTTCGTAACGGTTACGACATCGAGCAGCTCAACATGGTACGCGAAGTGTGTAACGTGCCACTGATTGCTTCTGGTGGTGCTGGCGCGATGGAGCACTTTGCTGAAGCCTACAAAAAGACCAACGTGGACGGAGCATTAGCGGCTTCGGTATTCCACAAACAAGTCATCAATATTGGTGAACTTAAACAGTATTTAAAACAACAAGATGTAGAGGTGCGACTATGAGTTTTGAAACCGCAAGCTTATCAAAAGCAGCAGTAGGCGCATTATCAGAGCGTATTAACTGGGAAAAAGTAGATGGTTTAGTGCCTGCTATTGTTCAAGATTACCAATCGAGCCAAGTGTTGATGATGGGATACATGAACCCAGCAGCACTTGAGAAAACCGGTGAAACGGGTCAAGTGACTTTTTTCTCACGCACTAAAGAGCGTTTGTGGACTAAAGGTGAGACCTCAGGCAATGTTCTGCAACTGGTGAACATGTCGCTTGATTGTGACAACGATACCTTGTTGGTAAAAGTGAACCCAATTGGTCCAACGTGCCACTTGGGTAACACCACATGTTGGGATGTCGACCCGCAAGAAGAGACCCAGATGGTGTGGCTTCATCAACTTGAGCAGCTACTGGCTGCCCGCAAGGACGCAGATCCTGAGTCTTCTTATACTGCCAGTTTATATGCCCGCGGCACCAAGCGTATTTCGCAAAAAGTGGGCGAAGAAGGCGTTGAAGTCGCGCTTGCGGCGACGTCGGGCGATAAGGCGGAGTTAGTGTGTGAATCAGCAGATTTGATTTACCACCTAATGGTTCTTCTTCAAGACCAAGGCCTATCGATGAACGACGTGGTAAATAAACTAAAAGAGCGCCACAAATAAGCTCTCTTTGGATTCATCGAACCTCGTAAAAGATAGATAAAAGCCCCGTAAGCAACCATGTTTACGGGGCTTTTAAATTATCTAAGATATTAATCTACTTAAAAAGCACTGAACCTTGTCATTCCGAGGAGCCTAAGCGACATCAGGAACCTCTTTAGCACTCAGCTCTCTTAAGTCTCAGCATTAGCCGCAGCATTTTTTATACTTCTTACCGCTACCACAAATACACGGGTCATTGCGGCCAATCTTGAAGCTCTCTACGGTTTGGTTTAGGCGAGGGTCAATCTCTGGCTCTGTTAGCTCTTCATGTTCGTTTTCTTGCTCTGGGAACTCACCATCGATATAGAACCAAAGGCCATCTTCACGAACGAAACGCGAGCGCTCTTGCATGCAGTATTGTGCGCCATCTTCATTGAAGTAGGCTTTAAACTCGACAAAACCTTCGCTCTCGTGTGAGCCAGAGGCGGTATCAATAACCTCTAAGCCTGCCCAATCACTATCGATAGATTCTGAAATACCTTCTCTTTGAGCTTCTGCATTACAGCTAGGGTGGTAAGTCGCAACAACATAATCAACTAACCCCAACACGTGCGCTGAATAACGTGAGCGCATCAATTGCTCAGGTGTTTCTACTGAACTGTGATTCAGGTGCGCTGACTCGCAGCATTGTTGGTAAGTATTTTTGCTACCGCACGGGCATAAAGGCATAGTCAAATCCTGTAAAAATGGCCTCTATTAAGAGGCCATAAATGAATGCGTTGGAGTTTACCAAGAAACGATAGCTCACCAAAGCTTAGTTTCTATTGAAGCGGTTATGAGAAGTGAATTATCTCAATGCTGGTGACAGTAGCTCTTGTGCCCAAGTCGTTGCTTCATCGTAAGCTTGGCCTAGTTGAGCCTCGCTGAGCTTGAGAAGTTTACGGATGCGCGTTGCTTCATCCCATCGAGCTTGCTCATAAGCAATAACCATAGCCAAAATGGCACCTAACACGCCCTTGCGTTGGATAAGGGCCTGTTTAATCTCGTCGTCGATTGGCACTGAGTCCAATACTTGCTTCAACGGTTGGTCAAACAGTGAATCCAGTAACGAGAACATACCAGTTAGAAAGGCTTGTCCGGGCTCAACCTTCACATTCATTTTCTCGACTAAGAGCTCACATTGACGCGCGCGTAATACCGCTAAACCGTAGAGTGAATCTGGCTTATCTTCTTTCGCCGATGCGATCGCCACAAGTGAAACGAACTTACGCAGCTTTTGCTCGCCTAGGTAAATAAGCGCTTGGCGGAATGAACGAATGGTCGTTGCTGACCCGCCAGCCGAGTTCACGTAAGCGAGTAGCTTATAAGACAAGGTCACATCTAGAGTGATCAGACGCTCTACTTCACCAAAGTCGATAGGATCGTTAGCGATCTCTTTCAACAGTTGAACAATGGTCAAAAACGCAGGGTTGAGCGCACGAGTTTGAATCATTTCCGGCTTACTAAAGAAGTAGCCTTGGAAGTAGGAGAACCCAGCTTGGTTTGCTTCTTGGTACTCGTCGTAAGTCTCTACCTTTTCTGCAAGGAACTTGATATTTAGCCCTTTGAGAGAGTTCATGAACATCGAAGCTTTCGCTATGGAGATCAAACGGATATCAAACTTGATAATAGAGACGTAAGGTAAGAAACGCTTCCACGCTTTGCTTGGCACAAAGTCATCCAATGCGATGGTATAACCCGCATCGTAGATAGCTTTAATGGCTTCAAGTAGCTCGTCTGTTGGTTCGCAGTCTTCAAGAACCTCGACTACGAGGCTCTCTTTTGGAAATAGGGTTGGGACCAAGTTAATCAGGCTTGCATAAGGAAAGTTCACGAACCCTAGCTTATCACCCAGCGTATTATAGTGGGTTGATAAAAAGTGGTCGGAAAGCAAACGGCTAGTAGCGAGCTCCGGCTCTACTTCAGGGAAAGTGTTCTTAGGACCATCCCTGAATAGCAACTCGTAACCTATGGTTTTCTTATCTGTATCGAGTATTGGTTGACGCGCTACGTATGAATATTTCAACTTGGTACTGTGTTCGGTTTATTTCTGATAGAGAGATAATAGCTAATTCAGTGGAAATTACCATACACAATCTAAGAAAGTCTGACCGACAATAATAATCAAAGTGAAAGTTTAAGACTGATGTTGAAAGCTATTGCTAAACTCTCGATTCTGTAGTTCAAAACTTTGCGGAGTGAACACCAGCACTGAGCCTTGCGTATACCAATCGCCAAGTACGATACGGGTTTTAGTGCAATTATGAGCATTGAAGGTGTGGATGTCAGGGCGATGAGTATGGCCGTGGATCATTAGATCAACGTTGTTTCGTTCCATCACATCTTCGACTTCTTGTTGTGTCACATCCATGATGTCGAGAGACTTAGTTTGCTTGTCATCTTTGATATCAGATTGAACCTTCGAGACGATCTTCTTCTTGATGAAAAATGGAATTCTGTTGAAGACCCATTGCAGCCACGGTTGATGCACTTTTTCGCGGAAAGCGAGGTATTTTACATCTTCGGTGCATAGGGTATCACCATGCAACACAACCGCTTTTTGGCCGTAGATATCGATTGTCGATACTTCGTCTAGCAGTTTCACGCCGGTTTGCTTAGCAAATTTTTTGCCGACAAGGAAATCACGGTTACCTTGAGTGAAGTAGCAAGGTACGCCTGTTTTCACCAAATCAATAAACGCTTGGCGGATAGAAGTCGCGAACTCACTTTTGTCGTCATCACCAATCCAGAATTCGAAAAGGTCACCCAATACGTAGAGTGCATCCGCCTCTACCGCTTCGTGCTTCATGAAGGTTAGGAAGCAGTCGGTGATGTCTTGTCGTGACGGAGCAAGGTGAAGATCTGATATAAAATATGTTTTCATAGGTCTAAAAAAAGGGAGCGATTCGCTCCCTATATCCTGATTTTATCGGCTCATCAATTATTAATACTAATCGAAAGCAAGTAATTAAGCTTCGATTGTAGTACCAGTGATGATCACTTCTTCTAGAGGTACATCTTGGTGCATACCCATAGAACCAGTGCTAACACCTTTGATCTTGTTTACGATGTCCATGCCTTCAACAACTTCTGCGAATACACAGTAGCCCCAACCGTCTAGGCTTTCACTACGGAAGTTTAGGAAAGAGTTGTCGTTAACGTTGATGAAGAACTGAGAGCTCGCTGAATGCGGTTCCATAGTACGAGCCATTGCTAGCGTACCAACTTTGTTCGCTAGACCGTTGTTTGCTTCGTTCTTGATAGTAGCACGAGTTGCCTTTTCTTTAAGGCCAGAAGTCATGCCGCCGCCTTGAATCATGAAACCATCGATAACACGGTGGAATAGTGTGTTGTCGTAGAAACCGTCACGGCAATACTGTAGGAAGTTTGCGCTTGTTTCTGGTGCTTTTTCTTCGTTTAGTTGAACTTTGATGTCACCAAAATTTGTGTGAAGGATGATCATGATTGTTACCTTACTGTCTTTTTAATATGAAAGGCGATTCTAGCCTAGTTTGATTGAGTTTCAAAATACGAAATCGTCAATAGATAACAAGGAGTTTAGCCGATTTGGTGGTGAAAGGTATTACCTATTAAGGTATGACTTGTTATACTGCGAGCTTATTTTTGATTAATCCATAAAATAGATAGAGATCATGCTGAAGATATATAACACGCTCACAAGACAGAAAGAGGAATTCAAACCAATTACAGCTGGCAAAGTCGGCATGTATGTCTGTGGGGTAACCATATACGATCTCTGTCACATCGGTCATGGTCGTACGTTCGTTTCTTTCGACGTAGTAACTCGCTACCTTCGTTACCTTGGTTACGATTTGAACTTCGTTCGTAACATCACAGATATCGATGACAAAATCATCAAGCGTGCTAACGAAAACGGTGAGTCTTGTGACTCTCTGACTGAGCGTCTAATTGGCGAAATGCACGCTGATTTCGATGCATTGAACATGAAGCGTCCAGACGTTGAACCTCGTGCAACGGAATTCATCACTGAAATCATCGAACTTGTTGAAAAGCTGATTGAACGCGGCTACGCATATGTTGCAAGCAACGGCGACGTAATGTTCGAAGTTAAGAAGTTCGAAGAGTACGGTAAGCTTTCTAAGCAAGACCTTGACCAGCTTCAAGCTGGCGCTCGTGTTGACGTAGAGTCTGCAAAACGTAGCCCGCTAGATTTCGTTGTTTGGAAGATGTCTAAGCCAGGTGAACCAACATGGGAATCACCGTGGGGTCCTGGTCGTCCAGGCTGGCACATTGAATGTTCAGCAATGAACTCGTCTATTCTGGGTAACCACTTCGATATCCACGGTGGCGGCTCAGATCTACAATTCCCACACCATGAGAACGAAATCGCGCAATCTTGCTGTGCACATGGCACTGACTATGTAAACACATGGATGCACAGTGGCATGGTGATGGTAGACAGAGAAAAAATGTCTAAGTCACTAGGTAACTTCTTCACTATCCGTGATGTGCTAGCACACTACGATGCTGAAACAGTGCGTTACTTCCTAATGTCTGGTCACTACCGTAGCCAACTGAACTACAGTGAAGACAACCTAAACCAAGCTCGCGCATCGCTAGAGCGTCTATACACGTCACTTCGTGGCCTAGACCTTACAGCGGCTCCTGCTGGTGGCGAAGAGTACGTAACTCGCTTCTCTACTGCGATGAATGACGACTTCAATACGCCTGAAGCTTACTCCGTGCTGTTTGAAATGGCGCGTGAAATCAACCGTATCAAGCCTGAGAGCATTGAAAAAGCAAGCGGACTTGGTGCATTGATGCGTGAACTAGCAGACATCATCGGTATTCTTCACCAAGAACCAGAAGCCTTCCTACAAGGTGATGCGGCTGGTAACGATGACGAAGTGGCTGAAATCGAAGCGTTGATCAAACTGCGTAACGACTCTCGTGCTTCTAAGGATTGGGCAAATGCCGACCTTGCACGTGACAAGCTCAACGAGTTGGGCATCGTTCTAGAAGATGGTCCTGAAGGCACGACTTGGCGTCGTAAGTAAATCTTATAAAAAAGGGCTGATTTTCAGCCCTTTTTTCTAGCAAAAATTCTCTAATTTCACCTTTTCATATTCAATTTTATTTAACAGGAATATTTCTGTGGCTCAGATGTATTTTTACTACTCGGCAATGAATGCGGGTAAATCAACAACGCTTCTTCAATCGTCATTCAACTACCAAGAACGCGGTATGACGCCAGTGATCTTCACGGCTGCATTGGATGATCGCTATGGTATCGGTAAAGTAAGCTCTCGAATTGGTCTGCAATCTGAAGCGCAACTTTTTAAAAATGATACCAATATGTTTGATGCGATCAAAAAGCTAAACGACGAAGAGAAGCGTCATTGTGTTTTGATTGATGAGTGTCAGTTCTTATCGAAAGAGCAGGTATACCAACTAACAGAAGTAGTGGATAAGCTGCACATTCCTGTACTGTGTTACGGTTTACGTACTGACTTCTTGGGTGAATTGTTTGAAGGCAGCCGTTACTTGTTGTCTTGGGCTGATAAGCTAGTTGAGCTGAAAACGATTTGTCACTGCGGTCGTAAAGCGAACATGGTAATTCGTACTGACGAGCACGGTGTTGCGATTGCTGAAGGTGACCAAGTTGCCATTGGTGGTAACGACAAATATGTGTCTGTTTGTCGTCTTCACTATAAAGAAGCGTTAGGTAAATAAACGTTTCTTAATTGCCTTGGCAATAGATGACAAAGCGAAGCAGTAAAATAAAAAACGGTGGCCAAGTGCCACCGTTTTTGTTTTCTGATAGGTCATCGCTATTTATTCAAAGCCGAGCTTCTTAATCGTTAAATAGGCGTGATCAACTTCCTCGGAAATCGGCATTTCGATCTGGAAGCCTTGAGCAGGGTAAGTCTTGATACGCTCAAAATCGGCAACCAACGCGCCTAGAACCATGTCCAATGGCAACTCTTCATTAAAGTAATCGACCCAATCTTGCCACTTTGATGTCACGGTGATTTCTGTCGCCGCTTCAGGCCACTGTTTACTGAAGGTCGCGTAAGTACGTTTCTCCATAAAAGGCTTCTGCACTAGGGTTAGCCTTTTGGGAGATAACCCCCGCTCAATCAGTAACTCATGAGTGAAGCGGACATTCTCTCCAGTATTAGTCGCGTGTTTCTCAATGATAATGTCTGAATCTGGCACTCCACAGTCGCGTGCAATAACGGCGAAGGTTTCCGCTTCTGAGCGTTCAAAGCTGCCTTCGGTAAAGCGTCCGACACCACCAGAAAAAACGATGTATGGCGCAATCTTTTGGTGATAGAGCTCGGCTGCGTATTCAGCAACACGAGTATCGTTGCTGCACAACACAAAAATACAGTCTGAGGGTTCAACCTTGTGACCCATAGACATGAAGTTCCAAAGGGTGTCGATCGCGCGGTGCAGCTTAATATTGGGCTCTTTGTTAGCTATAGATTGTTCAGTCATGCAGTGCGTCCAATGTGGATTCGAATTTAAACGAATAACCTAAGTCGAGAATCTTTTTCGACGAGATCAGCTTGTCTGGTGTATCAACAACTGGTGGCAGAGGCTCGCTGCTATTAGCGCTTTTCAGTGCCGCGGCATAAAACTCCGCTTTGCTCACAGTGTTTGGGGTGGTCACATTAACCACTTCATTGTGTAGCTGGTTAATAGCGAAGTCGACGGCGCCAATAGCATCATCAAGATGAAGCATGTTAGCCGGAGCTTGAGTGCTCACTTGCTTCAATTTACTTGCAAACCTTGATGGGTGGCGGCTTGGGCCAATTAAACCACTAAAGCGAAGAATGGTGTAATCGATACCTGAATCTATCACCAACTGTTCAGCTTGCAGCATGACACGCGCGTTATCGGAAAATGAAGATGCGTGTTCTTTATCCGAGGTGGAGAGGAGTAGTGAGGCATCTTGCTCATTTAATACACCGGGTTTGGTTGGGTAAACCGTGGTTGAGCTAACCATAATGAGCTTCTTAACGTTCGCCTTCTGACAAGCACTGGTTAGCTGCTGCCAGTAATCGGCATACTCTTGACTTGCACCTTTTCGAAAACCTGGTGGGAAACTGCCTATTACAATCTCGGCATTGTTTTCGAGTAACAGCGAATAGAGTCGTCCGATAGTTTGGTCAGCCTGTGATGCGTTAAAGCTGAATACTTCACAGGGAATACGCTCATTACCGATTGTGTCTGCACCCGCTTGGGTCGTCTTGGTGACGACCACTCGGTTACCATGTCTCTCTAGATGCTCAGATAAAGGAGCGCCTACCCATCCTGCACCGACAATAAATATAGAAGCCATCTGTACCTCACAACGACAAGCTATGGATTTAGAATAAGCCTAACAAACCTTTGCCCAAAAATGAAAAAACTCCACGGCCGAAGCGAGTGGAGTTTTTACTAGAACAATGAAGCTTTATTTAAGTACGCGAAGGAGTTTGTCTGCGCGCTCTGCCATCTCGATACCTTCATCTGTTAGGTAACCGCCGTCTGGCTGAGTACAAAGGTTCTTTTCGAATAGGCGCTTAACAGCGTCTTGAGTTTCTTGAGCAGCCTCTTGATGAACTTTAATGCCCGTAGCAGCGCTACTTACATCAAATTGAAGAAGGAGGTTTAAATCAGCAATATGTTCAGCGTTGTACTTCATAATTAACCTATATATTCATAACGTTCTCTACCTTCACCTTAGTGCGCATTCACAACTCAGGCAATAGCAAATAAATAGATTTGATAACTGATACCAAATTGAATGATTAATCGTCGCATGGTGAACTTATTTTAGTTGGATTGAGTGATTTGCGCCCACTTAGATGGCGAATGATGTTTATTGCTAAATGGTTGTAATATATTGTTAGACTAGAAATATATTGCATTCAGCTAATATTGAATAAAAAAGGAAATGCATCAGTGAGAGCGAACAAAGTAGCATTAGTTATTAGTATGCTATTTGCTATCTCAGGTTGTCAAAGCACACCCTCAGAGCAGACAGACGCGAACCAAACCACGAACAACAATGAATCAACCGTAGAGGTCCGTTCTTTCCAGTCTGTCCAAAGCGTTTACTCCGAATGGGAAGTTAAGCTTGAAGACCATGCTCAATTGTCTCTCTATGCACCAGAGAATTACAATGAACTGTTAGACGCATGGGATGATGCTGAAAGCATTTATGCGGACTTACTGAAAGACGATTCTCGCCTGACGAAGAGCTACTCGATTTTTTCCAGCCTAACTTACGCTGAAGCTTTTGATGAAAAAATCGCTTTGATCAAATCGAACTATGATTCGATCTTAGCGCTTAAGAAAAAGGCTGACCGAGTATTAGCCGATTCGATTGTGCAAATGGATTACCTTAAGTTTCTTGGTGCAGACACCATGTTTACGTCGAGCTATAAAAGGTTGTATTCAGAATACAGCGAGCTGTTCGAGTACGTTCTAGTCGACGAGCTTGAAGATGCACAAGAAGCTCAAGTTGAATTCCTCAATAATGCTCGCTTGCTAGAAGTAAAAGTGGCACATAAGAAATACATTGAGCCTTTGAAGGATGAATTAGAGTTCTTAGAAGATGAAGACTTTGATGACGTTGTTCCATTAACGTTTTCTAAGGCCGCTGCTCAAATCACGTTGGCAGAAAACCAAGTGAAAGCGAGCCCACGTGAAAAGTCGATCATTCAAGATGCGGTTCAAGCGGCCGAGTTTGAATTGAACCACGTGCGCAGTGTCGCTCATGAAGTGAAAGTGTTGGCGAGCGTGAAAGGGGACAAGTTCGAGCAGTCGGTATTGAACGCTGAGAACCAGTTGCTGAGCATTTCACAAGTGGTGAATGATGAAGACTACCGTGACGTTGTGCTGCGTATTCAGTCTCAAAAGATTGTAGAGAGTGTCAAAGCGTTAAAAAGCTCAGACATGACCTCTTTATTAAAGTCAGAGATCGAAACGTTGACTGAGCAATTAGCTAAGCTTGAAAGTGAAAACCAGCAACAAGCACAGCAATTGTCTGAAGCGACCAAACACAATCAGCTATTGGATGAGCAGGTGACTAAGAGTGATGCTCATATAAAAAGCTTGGAAGAGTTGGTGGATAGCTTGAAAAGCTTAGGTGGTAAGGTAGTGAATGAAAGCGATTCCGACCTTACGCCAACTAACGTTGAATCTAACCTCGAAGATGCCGCTT
Coding sequences:
- the hisIE gene encoding bifunctional phosphoribosyl-AMP cyclohydrolase/phosphoribosyl-ATP diphosphatase HisIE encodes the protein MSFETASLSKAAVGALSERINWEKVDGLVPAIVQDYQSSQVLMMGYMNPAALEKTGETGQVTFFSRTKERLWTKGETSGNVLQLVNMSLDCDNDTLLVKVNPIGPTCHLGNTTCWDVDPQEETQMVWLHQLEQLLAARKDADPESSYTASLYARGTKRISQKVGEEGVEVALAATSGDKAELVCESADLIYHLMVLLQDQGLSMNDVVNKLKERHK
- a CDS encoding YchJ family protein; translation: MPLCPCGSKNTYQQCCESAHLNHSSVETPEQLMRSRYSAHVLGLVDYVVATYHPSCNAEAQREGISESIDSDWAGLEVIDTASGSHESEGFVEFKAYFNEDGAQYCMQERSRFVREDGLWFYIDGEFPEQENEHEELTEPEIDPRLNQTVESFKIGRNDPCICGSGKKYKKCCG
- a CDS encoding EAL domain-containing protein, which codes for MKYSYVARQPILDTDKKTIGYELLFRDGPKNTFPEVEPELATSRLLSDHFLSTHYNTLGDKLGFVNFPYASLINLVPTLFPKESLVVEVLEDCEPTDELLEAIKAIYDAGYTIALDDFVPSKAWKRFLPYVSIIKFDIRLISIAKASMFMNSLKGLNIKFLAEKVETYDEYQEANQAGFSYFQGYFFSKPEMIQTRALNPAFLTIVQLLKEIANDPIDFGEVERLITLDVTLSYKLLAYVNSAGGSATTIRSFRQALIYLGEQKLRKFVSLVAIASAKEDKPDSLYGLAVLRARQCELLVEKMNVKVEPGQAFLTGMFSLLDSLFDQPLKQVLDSVPIDDEIKQALIQRKGVLGAILAMVIAYEQARWDEATRIRKLLKLSEAQLGQAYDEATTWAQELLSPALR
- the lpxH gene encoding UDP-2,3-diacylglucosamine diphosphatase; the protein is MKTYFISDLHLAPSRQDITDCFLTFMKHEAVEADALYVLGDLFEFWIGDDDKSEFATSIRQAFIDLVKTGVPCYFTQGNRDFLVGKKFAKQTGVKLLDEVSTIDIYGQKAVVLHGDTLCTEDVKYLAFREKVHQPWLQWVFNRIPFFIKKKIVSKVQSDIKDDKQTKSLDIMDVTQQEVEDVMERNNVDLMIHGHTHRPDIHTFNAHNCTKTRIVLGDWYTQGSVLVFTPQSFELQNREFSNSFQHQS
- a CDS encoding peptidylprolyl isomerase; the protein is MIILHTNFGDIKVQLNEEKAPETSANFLQYCRDGFYDNTLFHRVIDGFMIQGGGMTSGLKEKATRATIKNEANNGLANKVGTLAMARTMEPHSASSQFFINVNDNSFLNFRSESLDGWGYCVFAEVVEGMDIVNKIKGVSTGSMGMHQDVPLEEVIITGTTIEA
- the cysS gene encoding cysteine--tRNA ligase, translating into MLKIYNTLTRQKEEFKPITAGKVGMYVCGVTIYDLCHIGHGRTFVSFDVVTRYLRYLGYDLNFVRNITDIDDKIIKRANENGESCDSLTERLIGEMHADFDALNMKRPDVEPRATEFITEIIELVEKLIERGYAYVASNGDVMFEVKKFEEYGKLSKQDLDQLQAGARVDVESAKRSPLDFVVWKMSKPGEPTWESPWGPGRPGWHIECSAMNSSILGNHFDIHGGGSDLQFPHHENEIAQSCCAHGTDYVNTWMHSGMVMVDREKMSKSLGNFFTIRDVLAHYDAETVRYFLMSGHYRSQLNYSEDNLNQARASLERLYTSLRGLDLTAAPAGGEEYVTRFSTAMNDDFNTPEAYSVLFEMAREINRIKPESIEKASGLGALMRELADIIGILHQEPEAFLQGDAAGNDDEVAEIEALIKLRNDSRASKDWANADLARDKLNELGIVLEDGPEGTTWRRK
- a CDS encoding thymidine kinase, giving the protein MAQMYFYYSAMNAGKSTTLLQSSFNYQERGMTPVIFTAALDDRYGIGKVSSRIGLQSEAQLFKNDTNMFDAIKKLNDEEKRHCVLIDECQFLSKEQVYQLTEVVDKLHIPVLCYGLRTDFLGELFEGSRYLLSWADKLVELKTICHCGRKANMVIRTDEHGVAIAEGDQVAIGGNDKYVSVCRLHYKEALGK
- a CDS encoding YdcF family protein, with the translated sequence MTEQSIANKEPNIKLHRAIDTLWNFMSMGHKVEPSDCIFVLCSNDTRVAEYAAELYHQKIAPYIVFSGGVGRFTEGSFERSEAETFAVIARDCGVPDSDIIIEKHATNTGENVRFTHELLIERGLSPKRLTLVQKPFMEKRTYATFSKQWPEAATEITVTSKWQDWVDYFNEELPLDMVLGALVADFERIKTYPAQGFQIEMPISEEVDHAYLTIKKLGFE
- a CDS encoding NAD(P)H-binding protein — translated: MASIFIVGAGWVGAPLSEHLERHGNRVVVTKTTQAGADTIGNERIPCEVFSFNASQADQTIGRLYSLLLENNAEIVIGSFPPGFRKGASQEYADYWQQLTSACQKANVKKLIMVSSTTVYPTKPGVLNEQDASLLLSTSDKEHASSFSDNARVMLQAEQLVIDSGIDYTILRFSGLIGPSRHPSRFASKLKQVSTQAPANMLHLDDAIGAVDFAINQLHNEVVNVTTPNTVSKAEFYAAALKSANSSEPLPPVVDTPDKLISSKKILDLGYSFKFESTLDALHD
- a CDS encoding TIGR02647 family protein, producing the protein MKYNAEHIADLNLLLQFDVSSAATGIKVHQEAAQETQDAVKRLFEKNLCTQPDGGYLTDEGIEMAERADKLLRVLK
- a CDS encoding ATPase, whose protein sequence is MRANKVALVISMLFAISGCQSTPSEQTDANQTTNNNESTVEVRSFQSVQSVYSEWEVKLEDHAQLSLYAPENYNELLDAWDDAESIYADLLKDDSRLTKSYSIFSSLTYAEAFDEKIALIKSNYDSILALKKKADRVLADSIVQMDYLKFLGADTMFTSSYKRLYSEYSELFEYVLVDELEDAQEAQVEFLNNARLLEVKVAHKKYIEPLKDELEFLEDEDFDDVVPLTFSKAAAQITLAENQVKASPREKSIIQDAVQAAEFELNHVRSVAHEVKVLASVKGDKFEQSVLNAENQLLSISQVVNDEDYRDVVLRIQSQKIVESVKALKSSDMTSLLKSEIETLTEQLAKLESENQQQAQQLSEATKHNQLLDEQVTKSDAHIKSLEELVDSLKSLGGKVVNESDSDLTPTNVESNLEDAALDQSSEEVIEPSV